A genomic region of Raphanus sativus cultivar WK10039 chromosome 6, ASM80110v3, whole genome shotgun sequence contains the following coding sequences:
- the LOC130496943 gene encoding LOB domain-containing protein 41-like codes for MRMSCNGCRVLRKGCSEDCSIRPCLGWIKSPEAQANATVFLAKFYGRAGLMNLINAGPEHLRPGIFRSLLHEACGRIVNPIYGSVGLLWSGNWQLCQSAVEAVMRGEPITEMATDAATSGQGPPLKMYDIRHISKDENSPAAAAAGSTDPKRGKKARRAKRVASAAAVAKPAESEGKSAGGEGEASHDSSLSHQSEVVAPHEEESNISEVMTFSPTAVQCSGEIKLDLTLGLEPASRADHVVPVKKRKMGVFSTWQEESSCKTDLVL; via the exons ATGCGGATGAGCTGTAATGGATGCAGGGTTCTTCGGAAAGGGTGTAGTGAGGATTGTAGTATAAGACCGTGTTTGGGTTGGATCAAATCCCCCGAAGCGCAAGCAAACGCAACAGTGTTTCTAGCCAAGTTCTATGGCCGTGCTGGACTCATGAACCTAATCAACGCCGGTCCCGAGCACCTTCGTCCTG GGATATTCCGGTCGTTGTTGCATGAAGCATGCGGGAGGATTGTGAACCCGATCTACGGTTCGGTGGGGTTGTTATGGTCGGGAAACTGGCAGCTTTGTCAATCCGCCGTGGAGGCGGTGATGAGAGGCGAACCGATCACTGAGATGGCCACGGATGCGGCGACGAGCGGGCAAGGTCCGCCGCTGAAAATGTATGACATCCGACATATCTCCAAGGACGAGAACTCCCCCGCTGCAGCTGCTGCTGGTTCAACCGATCCGAAACGAGGAAAGAAAGCTCGCCGGGCTAAGCGGGTCGCCTCCGCTGCCGCCGTCGCTAAACCGGCGGAATCAGAGGGGAAATCCGCCGGGGGAGAAGGAGAAGCTAGTCACGACTCGTCGTTGAGTCACCAGTCTGAAGTTGTGGCTCCTCATGAAGAAGAGAGCAATATCTCGGAGGTGATGACATTCTCTCCGACGGCTGTGCAATGTTCCGGTGAGATCAAACTCGACCTAACGTTAGGGCTGGAGCCGGCGTCACGCGCGGATCACGTGGTGCCTGTTAAGAAGAGAAAGATGGGCGTGTTTAGCACGTGGCAGGAAGAGAGTTCGTGTAAGACTGACCTTGTACTCTAA
- the LOC108805763 gene encoding ubiquitin receptor RAD23c-like — MIDVCISLLWIAFLIIIFYEVADVKKNIETVQGADVYPAAKLMLIYQGKVLKDETTIEENKVAESSFIVIMMTKVSLDLRILKAFVLFSFSFWIYLIMTYALWGLNQ; from the exons ATGATTGACGTTTGTATCTCGTTGTTATGGATAGCATTCCTGATTATCATATTCTATGAG GTAGCTGATGTGAAGAAGAACATAGAGACTGTGCAGGGAGCTGACGTTTATCCTGCTGCGAAACTGATGCTTATTTACCAAGGGAAAGTGCTTAAAGATGAGACCACCATTGAGGAGAACAAAGTTGCTGAGAGCAGTTTTATTGTCATTATGATGACCAAGGTCAGCTTGGATCTTAGGATACTAAAAGCATTTGTGTTGTTTTCTTTTAGCTTTTGGATTTATCTAATTATGACTTATGCTCTCTGGGGATTAAACCAGTAG